One Burkholderia thailandensis E264 genomic window carries:
- a CDS encoding DUF1338 domain-containing protein gives MNPNLAALLATVSDQPTIDELMRLMHVPACFERCEPGVVTRAELAQALNMALFADLLERVPTGRAYTRDVARDGGRVTFDHGALRTVRWPSCGALPPGEAAFTRILRPLGYRLNGTYPLERLRMTGRSYAHLDAPDQIAQFFVSELHPERFSAAFQAAVTNVLGTSADPLTPQAAATLAELERDASLPLADARALMPVLVRCFDRQHASPALADYETLLAESAEMAWIATEGNAFNHATDRVPDVDALAAAQRALGRPIKPAVEVSRSGRVRQTAFRADPVVRAFVDASGALVEREVPGSFYEFITRDAVADAETGRRALDLSFDAGNATGIFKMTAAA, from the coding sequence ATGAACCCGAATCTCGCCGCCTTGCTCGCCACCGTTTCCGATCAGCCGACCATCGACGAGTTGATGCGGCTCATGCATGTTCCGGCATGCTTCGAGCGCTGCGAGCCGGGCGTCGTCACGCGCGCCGAGCTTGCGCAGGCGCTAAATATGGCGCTGTTCGCGGATCTGCTCGAACGGGTGCCGACGGGCCGCGCGTACACGCGCGACGTCGCGCGCGACGGCGGGCGCGTGACGTTCGATCACGGCGCGCTGCGCACCGTGCGCTGGCCGTCGTGCGGCGCGCTGCCGCCCGGCGAGGCGGCGTTCACACGCATCCTTCGGCCGCTCGGCTATCGGCTGAACGGCACCTATCCGCTCGAACGCCTCAGGATGACGGGCCGCTCGTACGCGCATCTCGACGCGCCGGACCAGATCGCGCAGTTCTTCGTGAGCGAGCTTCATCCGGAGCGCTTCAGCGCCGCGTTCCAGGCGGCCGTGACGAACGTGCTCGGCACGTCGGCCGATCCGTTGACGCCGCAGGCCGCCGCGACGCTCGCCGAACTCGAGCGCGACGCGTCGTTGCCGCTTGCGGACGCGCGCGCGCTGATGCCCGTGCTCGTGCGTTGCTTCGATCGACAACACGCGAGCCCGGCGCTCGCCGACTACGAAACGCTGCTGGCCGAATCGGCGGAGATGGCGTGGATCGCGACCGAGGGCAACGCGTTCAACCACGCGACCGACCGCGTGCCCGACGTCGACGCGCTCGCCGCCGCGCAACGCGCGCTCGGGCGGCCGATCAAGCCGGCCGTCGAGGTGTCGCGCTCGGGCCGCGTGCGGCAGACCGCATTCCGCGCGGACCCGGTCGTGCGCGCGTTCGTCGACGCGTCGGGCGCGCTCGTCGAGCGCGAGGTGCCGGGTTCGTTCTACGAATTCATCACGCGCGACGCGGTGGCCGACGCCGAAACCGGCCGCCGCGCGCTCGACCTGAGCTTCGACGCGGGCAACGCAACCGGCATCTTCAAGATGACGGCCGCTGCCTGA
- a CDS encoding NAD(P)/FAD-dependent oxidoreductase: MQNYYEATVTRTPYPALAERIDVDVCIVGGGLAGLSTALGLVERGVRDIALLDAQTVGFGASGRNGGFVFGGYSLDNADLLRTLGPTSARALYRLTIDAVDLIRVRAARYGIDCDLVDGGVILANWFDDPARLREPRKLMKEAFGVDWEPLDERELRTRLKTDRYHGGLFERNAFHFHPLKYALGVAAAVARSGARIHEHSAARAIRRDGAGFVVATDGGSVRARRVVFAGGGYARGVYPRIERAVLPIATYVIATEPLGARLTDAIACESAAYDTRFAFDYYRPLADTRILWGGRISVLERGPDAIARLLRRDLLRVYPQLRDVAVQFAWGGLMSYARHKMPLIGRDADGVWHAVGFGGHGMAPTTVAGEALAAALAEGRPVPDEFARFGLVRTFGLAGLAAAQLTYSAYEARDALAARRRARPGKPVF; the protein is encoded by the coding sequence ATGCAGAACTATTACGAAGCCACGGTAACGCGCACGCCCTACCCCGCGCTCGCAGAACGCATCGACGTCGACGTGTGCATCGTCGGCGGCGGCCTGGCGGGCCTGTCGACGGCGCTCGGGCTCGTCGAGCGCGGCGTGCGCGACATTGCGCTGCTCGATGCGCAAACGGTCGGCTTCGGCGCGTCGGGCCGCAACGGCGGCTTCGTGTTCGGCGGCTACAGCCTCGACAACGCGGACCTGCTGCGCACGCTCGGCCCCACGTCCGCCCGCGCGCTCTATCGCTTGACGATCGACGCGGTGGACCTGATTCGCGTGCGCGCCGCGCGCTACGGCATCGATTGCGATCTCGTCGACGGCGGCGTGATCCTCGCGAACTGGTTCGACGACCCGGCTCGCCTTCGCGAGCCGCGCAAGCTGATGAAGGAAGCGTTCGGCGTCGACTGGGAGCCGCTCGACGAACGCGAGTTGCGCACGCGGCTAAAGACCGACCGCTATCACGGCGGCCTCTTCGAGCGCAACGCGTTCCACTTCCATCCGCTGAAGTACGCGCTCGGCGTCGCGGCCGCGGTCGCGCGAAGCGGCGCGCGAATCCACGAGCATTCGGCCGCGCGCGCGATTCGCCGCGACGGCGCGGGCTTCGTCGTCGCGACCGACGGCGGCTCGGTGCGCGCGCGCCGCGTCGTGTTCGCGGGCGGCGGCTATGCGCGCGGCGTGTATCCGCGCATCGAGCGCGCGGTGCTGCCGATCGCGACCTACGTGATCGCAACCGAGCCGCTCGGCGCGCGGCTCACCGATGCGATCGCATGCGAATCGGCCGCCTATGACACCCGCTTCGCGTTCGACTATTACCGGCCGCTCGCCGACACCCGGATTCTGTGGGGCGGCCGCATCTCGGTGCTCGAACGCGGGCCGGACGCGATCGCGCGGCTGCTCAGACGCGATCTGCTGCGCGTCTATCCGCAATTGCGCGACGTCGCCGTGCAGTTCGCGTGGGGCGGGCTCATGAGCTACGCGCGCCACAAGATGCCGCTGATCGGCCGGGACGCGGACGGCGTCTGGCACGCGGTCGGCTTCGGCGGCCACGGCATGGCGCCGACGACGGTGGCAGGCGAAGCGCTCGCGGCGGCGCTCGCCGAGGGGCGCCCCGTGCCCGACGAGTTCGCCAGGTTCGGCCTCGTGCGCACCTTCGGCCTCGCGGGGCTCGCCGCCGCGCAGCTTACGTACAGCGCGTACGAGGCGCGCGACGCGCTCGCCGCGCGGCGCCGCGCACGCCCCGGCAAGCCCGTCTTTTAG
- a CDS encoding LysR substrate-binding domain-containing protein, which produces MRKGIPNLAALQVFEAAARHESFTRAADELALTQSAVSRQITSLEERLGVALFLRIRKRVVLTPHGRHYAALVRRNLERIERDTLELMAQRGIGATLELAVVPTFASQWLIPRLPQFRALRPDITVNLSVRTEPFLFSDSTFDAAIYFGHALWPGTQGRLLFLEGDMLPVCSPALLGTNGRRITRDALLDLPLLHLSTRADAWRDWFRAHGLDNDLRAVRGPRYELFTMLTAAAHAGMGVALMPALLVADELASGRLCAPLDLRLRSDAGYYLVAPDAAADSEPFVALAEWLGSIAPARPIS; this is translated from the coding sequence ATGCGAAAAGGCATTCCGAACCTCGCGGCGCTGCAGGTGTTCGAAGCGGCGGCCCGCCACGAGAGCTTCACCCGCGCGGCCGACGAGCTCGCGCTCACGCAAAGCGCGGTCAGCCGCCAGATCACGTCGCTCGAGGAGCGGCTCGGCGTCGCCTTGTTCCTGCGAATCAGGAAGCGGGTCGTGCTGACGCCGCACGGCCGCCACTACGCGGCGCTCGTGCGGCGCAACCTCGAGCGCATCGAGCGCGACACGCTCGAGCTGATGGCGCAGCGCGGAATCGGCGCGACGCTCGAGCTCGCGGTCGTGCCGACGTTCGCGAGCCAATGGCTGATTCCGCGCCTGCCCCAATTCCGCGCGCTGCGGCCCGACATCACGGTGAACCTGTCGGTGCGCACCGAGCCGTTCCTGTTCAGCGATTCGACGTTCGACGCCGCGATCTACTTCGGCCACGCGCTGTGGCCCGGCACGCAAGGCCGGCTGCTGTTCCTCGAAGGCGACATGCTGCCCGTCTGCAGTCCGGCGCTGCTTGGCACGAACGGGCGGCGGATCACGCGCGACGCGCTGCTCGATTTGCCGCTGCTGCACCTGTCGACGCGCGCGGACGCGTGGCGCGACTGGTTTCGCGCGCACGGCCTCGACAACGATCTGCGCGCGGTGCGCGGGCCGCGCTACGAACTGTTCACGATGCTGACGGCGGCCGCGCACGCGGGCATGGGCGTCGCGCTAATGCCGGCGCTGCTCGTCGCCGACGAACTGGCGTCGGGGCGCCTTTGCGCGCCGCTCGATTTGCGGCTGCGAAGCGACGCCGGCTACTACCTCGTCGCGCCGGACGCCGCCGCCGACAGCGAACCGTTCGTCGCGTTGGCCGAATGGCTGGGTTCCATCGCGCCCGCGCGGCCGATAAGCTGA
- a CDS encoding type II toxin-antitoxin system Phd/YefM family antitoxin, whose product MTIRIGDIVPLSIARARFSELADDARDGGEKIITKNGAAYVALIDARRLDHYHRLERERSERNGAAPLPGGGGAGIGGIGRGAAVAGEHPTGDGAAADARGFDASPAETRADID is encoded by the coding sequence ATGACCATTCGCATCGGCGACATCGTGCCGCTTTCCATCGCGCGCGCCCGCTTTTCCGAGCTGGCGGACGACGCGCGGGACGGCGGCGAGAAAATCATCACGAAGAACGGCGCGGCGTACGTCGCGCTGATCGACGCGAGGCGGCTCGATCATTACCACCGGCTCGAACGCGAGCGCTCGGAGCGCAACGGCGCGGCGCCGCTGCCCGGTGGCGGCGGCGCCGGAATCGGCGGCATCGGCCGCGGCGCCGCGGTTGCGGGGGAGCATCCGACGGGAGACGGCGCCGCAGCCGATGCCCGCGGCTTCGATGCGTCGCCCGCCGAAACGCGCGCCGATATCGATTGA
- a CDS encoding TetR/AcrR family transcriptional regulator gives MPPSDHAKMKQGSKAAAPDAEVKQDEARRKYDPEQTKRNILDVATQEFSAMGLSGARVDAIAERTNTTKRMLYYYFDSKEGLYEAVLEKVYGDIRALELELHVGELEPREGLRRLVEFTFDYHDKHRDFVRLVTIENIHGAKYIEQLKSFKNRNVSIIKTLEELLARGVESGVFRDDVDPFDLHLLISSFCFHRVANRYTFGTAFGRDPSSPRLRARHRAMIADAVLRYVAR, from the coding sequence ATGCCGCCGTCCGATCACGCCAAAATGAAACAAGGAAGCAAGGCCGCAGCGCCCGACGCCGAAGTGAAACAAGACGAGGCGCGCCGCAAATACGACCCCGAGCAGACGAAGCGCAACATCCTCGACGTCGCCACGCAGGAGTTCTCCGCGATGGGGCTGTCGGGCGCGCGCGTCGACGCGATCGCCGAACGCACGAATACGACGAAGCGGATGCTCTATTACTACTTCGACAGCAAGGAAGGGCTGTACGAAGCGGTGCTGGAGAAGGTCTACGGCGACATCCGCGCGCTCGAGCTCGAGTTGCACGTCGGCGAGCTGGAGCCGCGCGAAGGGCTGCGCCGGCTCGTCGAATTCACATTCGACTATCACGACAAGCATCGCGATTTCGTGCGGCTCGTGACGATCGAGAACATCCACGGCGCGAAATACATCGAGCAACTCAAGTCGTTCAAGAACCGCAACGTCAGCATCATCAAGACGCTCGAAGAACTGCTCGCGCGCGGCGTCGAAAGCGGCGTGTTCCGCGACGACGTCGACCCGTTCGATCTGCATCTGCTCATCAGTTCGTTCTGCTTTCATCGCGTCGCGAACCGCTATACGTTCGGCACCGCGTTCGGCCGCGATCCGTCGTCGCCGCGGCTGCGTGCGCGGCATCGCGCGATGATCGCCGATGCCGTGCTGCGCTACGTCGCGCGCTGA
- the nadE gene encoding ammonia-dependent NAD(+) synthetase — translation MSRPDQAARQRAIAAELQVSPSFDAGDEAARRIAFVADYLRAAGLRTCVLGISGDIDSSTAGRLAQLAVERLRASGYDARFVAMRLPYGAQHDEADAQRALAFVRADETLTVDVKPAADAMLAALATGGLAYLDHAHQDFVLGNIKARERMIAQYAVAGARRGVVIGTDHAAESVMGFFTKFGDGGADVLPLAGLTKRRVRELARMLGADELLVMKTPTADLETLRPQLPDEQAYGITYEQIDDFLEGKPVDDAVAETVLRFYDATRHKRALPYTMFDWPGRPA, via the coding sequence ATGTCCCGTCCCGATCAAGCCGCCCGCCAGCGGGCGATCGCCGCCGAGTTGCAGGTGTCGCCGTCGTTCGACGCGGGCGACGAAGCCGCGCGTCGCATCGCGTTCGTCGCCGATTACCTGCGCGCGGCAGGATTGCGGACCTGCGTGCTCGGCATCAGCGGCGACATCGATTCGTCGACGGCCGGCCGGCTCGCGCAACTGGCCGTCGAGCGGCTGCGCGCGTCGGGCTACGACGCGCGCTTCGTCGCGATGCGGCTGCCGTATGGCGCGCAGCACGACGAAGCCGACGCACAGCGCGCGCTCGCGTTCGTGCGCGCGGACGAGACGCTCACCGTCGACGTGAAACCCGCCGCCGACGCGATGCTCGCCGCGCTCGCGACAGGCGGCCTCGCCTATCTCGACCACGCGCATCAGGACTTCGTGCTCGGCAACATCAAGGCGCGCGAGCGGATGATCGCGCAATACGCGGTTGCGGGCGCGCGGCGCGGCGTCGTGATCGGCACGGATCATGCGGCGGAATCGGTGATGGGCTTCTTCACGAAATTCGGCGACGGCGGCGCGGACGTGCTGCCGCTCGCGGGCCTGACGAAGCGCCGCGTGCGCGAACTCGCGCGCATGCTGGGCGCCGACGAACTGCTCGTGATGAAGACGCCGACCGCCGATCTGGAAACGTTGCGTCCGCAACTGCCCGACGAGCAGGCGTACGGCATCACGTACGAGCAGATCGACGATTTCCTCGAAGGCAAGCCGGTCGACGACGCGGTCGCCGAGACGGTGCTGCGGTTCTACGACGCGACGCGCCACAAGCGCGCGCTGCCTTATACGATGTTCGACTGGCCGGGTCGCCCGGCGTGA
- a CDS encoding DMT family transporter — translation MPVSPGPFRMPVSASAVAAVAFVALWSTGFIVARAIKPYADPNLYLLARFSGTALLYACIALATRAPWPARREWSRHLLAGALLQGAYLSASYWAVAQGLNAGAMALLGALQPLATAALAAPLFGERLPARGWLGMALGVAGVALVLAPKLGAAPAAAGGAPAWAVVAIAIAAVGSITAGSLYQKTSLAQADLRTAVALQNLGAAMVAGAAAIALGETRWHGAPALWFSLAWGIGMLSGVAVMLLMAMLRRGDAARATSLLFLAPPLAALQGYALFGETLVPLQIAGFALALAGVTLARRN, via the coding sequence ATGCCGGTGTCGCCCGGCCCGTTTCGCATGCCTGTTTCCGCTTCCGCCGTCGCCGCCGTCGCGTTCGTCGCGCTATGGTCGACGGGCTTCATCGTCGCGCGCGCGATCAAGCCGTACGCCGATCCGAACCTGTATCTGCTCGCGCGCTTCTCGGGCACTGCGCTCCTGTATGCGTGCATCGCGCTCGCCACGCGCGCGCCGTGGCCCGCGCGGCGCGAATGGAGCCGCCATCTGCTCGCGGGCGCGCTACTGCAAGGCGCCTATCTGAGCGCGAGCTACTGGGCCGTCGCGCAAGGGCTCAACGCCGGCGCGATGGCGCTTCTCGGCGCGCTGCAGCCGCTCGCGACCGCCGCGCTCGCCGCGCCGCTCTTCGGCGAGCGGCTGCCGGCGCGCGGCTGGCTCGGCATGGCGCTCGGCGTCGCGGGCGTCGCGCTCGTGCTCGCGCCGAAGCTCGGCGCCGCGCCGGCTGCGGCGGGCGGCGCGCCCGCGTGGGCCGTCGTCGCGATCGCGATCGCCGCAGTCGGGTCGATCACGGCCGGCTCGCTCTATCAGAAGACCTCGCTCGCGCAAGCGGACTTGCGCACCGCGGTCGCGCTGCAGAATCTCGGCGCGGCGATGGTCGCCGGCGCGGCGGCCATCGCGCTCGGCGAAACCCGCTGGCACGGCGCGCCCGCGCTGTGGTTCTCGCTCGCGTGGGGGATCGGGATGCTGTCGGGCGTCGCCGTGATGCTGCTGATGGCGATGCTGCGCCGGGGTGACGCGGCGCGCGCGACGTCGCTGCTGTTCCTCGCGCCGCCCCTCGCCGCGCTGCAGGGCTATGCGCTCTTCGGCGAGACGCTCGTGCCGCTGCAGATCGCCGGCTTCGCGCTCGCGCTCGCCGGCGTCACGCTCGCGCGCCGCAACTGA
- a CDS encoding phospholipase D-like domain-containing protein, which yields MSVSVRSYLSPTLVLLAFDWPDAQRRDDFLGFAIKRTPGFWSADGKTRAATSWLPNRLTFDGPAAHTQGDAPTDQAPIQKFMWWDARIDPPDRGRAFRYDVYPVVGTPASLRVLEADAGGCTVTLPAHVEGGVGTWFNRAVVSSQAFAKQVRALRLADGAAPSPDAARRLRTWLANDLEETFGLMLGADARRAVSAVYHLTDPLWAIPAFDAFGRAHGADALAIVYDAHETKRGSGEPPLPSPNQAAVEQLTGVATLAPRDKTRIMHDKFIVAGDEAGPARVLTGSANFTTEGITEQANVLHTFESAALAGLYNACARALASNPCVAETARLAPGWSEPVEVGTARVRVSFSPEPRGARTQIDTIVDAIRGARHSVVFCLFMPTDAALRDACFAAGDRGLMMFGLVNAISARGAQQADADRRDGKTLDAARLANLELYHRSRSNRDVIDAAYFSPATVPAGFEAELRLFPGEAPPPYPPVVVHHKFIVIDAEGANPIVYSGSANMSANSEHYNDENLLEIRDARVAGIYLAEFLRLYEHYRARALAIASRRGNGSGAGGAAGPHGGLALQPDSRWAKKYFVDASPEEKARIALAAPVAAR from the coding sequence ATGTCCGTCAGCGTGCGCAGCTATCTTTCCCCGACGTTGGTCCTGCTGGCCTTCGATTGGCCCGACGCGCAGCGGCGCGACGACTTTCTCGGCTTCGCGATCAAGCGCACGCCCGGCTTCTGGTCGGCGGACGGCAAGACCCGCGCCGCGACGAGCTGGCTGCCGAATCGGCTGACCTTCGACGGCCCGGCGGCCCACACGCAAGGCGATGCGCCGACCGATCAGGCGCCGATCCAGAAATTCATGTGGTGGGACGCGCGGATCGATCCGCCCGATCGAGGGCGGGCGTTTCGCTACGACGTCTATCCGGTGGTCGGCACGCCCGCGTCGCTGCGGGTGCTCGAAGCCGACGCGGGCGGATGCACGGTCACGCTGCCCGCGCACGTCGAGGGCGGCGTCGGCACGTGGTTCAACCGCGCGGTGGTGAGCTCGCAGGCGTTCGCGAAGCAGGTCCGCGCGCTGCGTCTCGCCGATGGCGCCGCGCCGTCACCCGACGCGGCGCGGCGTTTGCGCACGTGGCTCGCGAACGATCTGGAGGAGACTTTCGGGCTGATGCTCGGCGCCGACGCGCGGCGCGCGGTGTCGGCCGTCTATCACCTGACCGATCCGCTATGGGCGATTCCCGCGTTCGACGCGTTCGGCCGCGCGCACGGCGCGGATGCGCTCGCGATCGTCTACGACGCGCACGAGACGAAGCGCGGCTCGGGCGAGCCGCCGCTGCCGTCGCCGAACCAGGCGGCCGTCGAGCAGTTGACGGGCGTCGCGACGCTCGCGCCGCGCGACAAGACGCGGATCATGCACGACAAGTTCATCGTCGCGGGCGACGAGGCCGGGCCCGCGCGCGTGCTGACCGGCTCGGCGAACTTCACGACGGAGGGCATCACCGAGCAGGCGAACGTGCTGCACACGTTCGAATCGGCGGCGCTCGCCGGGCTGTACAACGCCTGTGCGCGCGCGCTCGCGTCGAACCCGTGCGTCGCCGAGACCGCGCGTCTCGCGCCCGGCTGGTCGGAGCCGGTCGAGGTCGGCACGGCGCGCGTGCGCGTGTCGTTCTCGCCGGAGCCGCGCGGCGCGCGCACGCAGATCGATACGATCGTCGACGCGATTCGCGGCGCGCGGCACTCGGTCGTGTTCTGCCTGTTCATGCCGACCGACGCGGCGTTGCGCGACGCATGCTTCGCGGCGGGCGACCGCGGGCTGATGATGTTCGGGCTCGTCAACGCGATCAGCGCACGCGGCGCGCAGCAGGCGGATGCGGACCGGCGCGACGGCAAGACGCTCGACGCCGCGCGTCTCGCGAACCTCGAGCTGTATCATCGCAGCCGATCGAACCGGGACGTGATCGACGCCGCCTATTTTTCGCCCGCGACGGTGCCCGCCGGCTTCGAGGCGGAGCTGCGGCTCTTTCCGGGCGAGGCGCCGCCGCCGTATCCGCCCGTCGTCGTTCACCACAAGTTCATCGTGATCGACGCGGAAGGCGCGAATCCGATCGTCTACAGCGGCTCGGCGAACATGAGCGCGAACTCCGAGCACTACAACGACGAGAACCTGCTCGAGATTCGTGATGCGCGCGTAGCGGGGATCTATCTCGCGGAATTCCTGCGGCTTTACGAGCACTATCGTGCGCGCGCGCTCGCGATCGCTTCGCGTCGCGGCAACGGTTCGGGCGCGGGGGGCGCGGCGGGCCCGCACGGCGGCCTCGCGCTGCAGCCCGATTCGCGGTGGGCGAAAAAATATTTCGTCGATGCCAGCCCGGAGGAGAAGGCGCGGATCGCGCTCGCGGCGCCGGTGGCGGCGCGTTGA
- a CDS encoding TetR/AcrR family transcriptional regulator — MPTTVSAPETLSETRTQTRELLLQTALSMLEQGWFPSITELANASGVSRATAYRYFPSQAALVSTVVDESLGPVLQWQPTSTSVEARVNELLDFAYPRMEQHEGALRAALQVALHQWANERARRAQDEPKYRRGNRRRLLMLAVEPMVQAGVDPAVAARLAQSLSLLYGTEAMVVLKDIWGLDFREFMSVIKWMSSALAEAGGAAGAGSDAAASGHGAAQGASSAEGVAGADRLEGSERERSAQAAHDAGAAADAAPDGGRAAIVQGGGGGAGSADQASGAAGERAADRPPAALASDGDERDA, encoded by the coding sequence ATGCCAACTACCGTATCCGCACCGGAAACGCTGTCCGAAACGCGCACGCAGACCCGCGAGCTGTTGCTGCAGACCGCGCTGTCGATGCTCGAGCAAGGCTGGTTTCCGTCGATCACCGAGCTCGCGAACGCATCCGGCGTGTCGCGCGCCACCGCTTACCGCTATTTCCCGTCGCAGGCGGCGCTCGTGAGCACCGTCGTCGACGAGAGCCTCGGGCCGGTGCTGCAGTGGCAGCCGACGTCGACGTCGGTCGAGGCGCGTGTGAACGAGTTGCTCGACTTCGCGTATCCGCGCATGGAGCAGCACGAGGGCGCGTTGCGCGCCGCGCTGCAGGTCGCGCTGCACCAATGGGCGAACGAGCGCGCGCGGCGCGCGCAGGACGAGCCGAAGTACCGGCGCGGCAACCGCCGCCGGCTGCTCATGCTCGCCGTCGAGCCGATGGTGCAGGCGGGGGTCGATCCCGCGGTGGCCGCGCGGCTCGCGCAGTCGCTGTCGTTGCTTTACGGCACCGAGGCGATGGTCGTGCTGAAGGACATTTGGGGGCTCGACTTCCGTGAGTTCATGAGCGTCATCAAATGGATGAGTTCGGCGCTCGCGGAAGCGGGCGGTGCGGCGGGGGCGGGGTCGGATGCGGCGGCGAGCGGCCACGGCGCGGCGCAAGGCGCGAGCAGCGCGGAGGGCGTGGCGGGGGCGGATCGCCTGGAGGGCTCGGAGCGCGAGCGGAGCGCACAGGCGGCGCACGATGCCGGGGCGGCGGCGGACGCCGCGCCGGACGGCGGCCGTGCCGCTATTGTGCAGGGCGGAGGCGGCGGCGCTGGCAGCGCGGATCAGGCCTCCGGCGCAGCCGGCGAGCGCGCGGCGGATCGCCCGCCCGCGGCGCTCGCTTCCGACGGCGACGAGCGCGACGCCTGA
- a CDS encoding DeoR/GlpR family DNA-binding transcription regulator, with the protein MLAEQRHRYILSELGRAGALSVAQLVNALNVSRETIRRDLNALAARGLVITTHGGALAAGRHEPSVSERDASHAGAKRAIGRRAAEFVPDGASVLLDSGSTVHAVALALAERHRLTVYTNDWRIAGVLGRRNGNRVTLLGGELSDDEDATFGLDTIQQLSQYHVDFAFVGAGGITPDGTLTDYSRVVAEVRGRMLAAAAAPIVVADHSKFGRVTPVRINGSDAARFLVTERAPDKTMRRALTARGIELVVCG; encoded by the coding sequence ATGCTTGCAGAACAACGTCATCGCTACATCCTGTCCGAGCTCGGCCGTGCGGGCGCGCTGTCGGTCGCGCAGCTCGTGAACGCGCTCAACGTGTCGCGCGAGACGATCCGTCGCGATCTGAACGCGCTCGCCGCCCGCGGCCTGGTGATCACGACGCATGGCGGCGCGCTCGCGGCCGGCCGGCACGAGCCGAGCGTGTCCGAGCGCGATGCGTCGCACGCGGGCGCGAAACGCGCGATCGGCCGGCGCGCGGCGGAGTTCGTGCCGGACGGCGCGTCCGTGCTGCTCGACTCGGGCAGCACGGTCCACGCGGTCGCGCTCGCGCTCGCCGAGCGCCATCGATTGACTGTCTATACGAACGACTGGCGGATCGCCGGCGTGCTCGGCCGCCGCAACGGCAACCGCGTGACGCTGCTCGGCGGCGAGCTGTCCGACGACGAGGACGCGACGTTCGGCCTCGACACGATCCAGCAGCTCTCGCAATACCACGTCGATTTCGCGTTCGTCGGCGCGGGCGGGATCACGCCGGACGGCACGCTGACCGACTACTCGCGCGTCGTCGCCGAGGTGCGCGGGCGGATGCTCGCGGCGGCGGCCGCGCCGATCGTCGTCGCCGACCACTCGAAGTTCGGCCGCGTGACGCCGGTGCGGATCAACGGCTCGGACGCCGCGCGCTTTCTCGTGACCGAGCGCGCGCCCGACAAGACGATGCGGCGTGCGCTGACGGCGCGGGGGATCGAACTGGTCGTCTGCGGATGA